One Gemmatimonadaceae bacterium DNA segment encodes these proteins:
- the hpt gene encoding hypoxanthine phosphoribosyltransferase encodes MKRIAITAEQIEARVRELGQAITDSYPDGDLLVLGLLKGSFIFVSDLVRSIMRPLQVDFLVVSSYGSDVVSSGNVRLVYDPETRLEGKHILLVEDIVDSGRTLGRVIDVLRARQPRSIEVCALLDKHVATFLPHPTKFVGFDAPNEFLVGYGLDHAENFRHLPYVASLQ; translated from the coding sequence GTGAAGCGTATCGCGATCACCGCCGAGCAGATCGAGGCCCGGGTCCGGGAACTCGGACAGGCGATCACCGACTCGTATCCGGACGGGGATCTCCTCGTCCTTGGGTTGCTGAAGGGGAGTTTCATCTTCGTCAGCGACCTGGTCCGCAGCATCATGCGGCCCTTACAGGTGGATTTTCTCGTCGTGTCGTCGTACGGCAGCGACGTCGTCTCCAGTGGCAACGTGCGGCTGGTGTACGATCCGGAAACACGCCTGGAGGGGAAGCACATATTGTTGGTGGAGGACATCGTGGATTCCGGGCGCACGCTCGGCCGGGTGATCGATGTGCTCCGCGCGCGCCAGCCCCGGTCCATCGAAGTCTGTGCGCTGCTCGACAAGCACGTGGCCACGTTCCTGCCGCACCCGACGAAGTTCGTTGGATTCGATGCACCCAACGAGTTCCTTGTGGGGTATGGACTGGACCACGCGGAAAACTTTCGGCATCTGCCGTACGTAGCCAGCCTGCAGTAG
- a CDS encoding M48 family metalloprotease, which translates to MDAPVDLFTQQARNRSRSRWVVLGFIVFFAWLGFGGDWIAMAYTAGAEPEQYRHVVPWFGIALTLVAGGMAAWAWRRGPGSVLWSTSAREVVTPATDAERRFVNVVEEMCVASGLPRPRTWIVPDEDPNAFATGHDERQAHIAVTQGLLDTLTREELQAVIGHEMGHVRNLDVRLMTLLAALVGTVTLLGDGMWRMMRGTGRMRMAGSRGGKKGGNPLLLVALVLWVVSWLLAPLILRLLALSVSREREYLADAMSAQFTRNPLALASALGRIESAAGPTRAIKRGSAHLCIADPLGRVAAASRWGASHPPMAQRIARLEAMAHASSVTREA; encoded by the coding sequence ATGGACGCCCCCGTCGACCTCTTCACGCAACAGGCCCGCAACCGGTCGCGCTCCCGCTGGGTCGTGCTCGGGTTCATCGTGTTCTTCGCCTGGCTCGGTTTCGGCGGCGACTGGATCGCGATGGCCTACACGGCGGGAGCGGAACCGGAACAGTACCGGCACGTGGTGCCGTGGTTCGGGATCGCGCTGACGCTCGTCGCCGGGGGCATGGCCGCCTGGGCCTGGAGGCGCGGCCCTGGCAGCGTGTTGTGGTCGACCAGCGCCCGCGAGGTCGTGACGCCCGCCACCGACGCCGAGCGTCGGTTCGTAAACGTGGTCGAGGAGATGTGCGTGGCGAGCGGCCTTCCGCGGCCGCGCACGTGGATCGTGCCTGACGAGGACCCGAACGCGTTCGCGACGGGGCACGACGAACGGCAGGCGCACATCGCGGTCACGCAGGGCCTGCTCGACACCCTCACGCGCGAAGAGCTGCAGGCCGTGATCGGTCACGAGATGGGGCACGTGCGCAATCTCGACGTGCGCCTGATGACCCTGCTCGCGGCGCTCGTCGGAACCGTCACGCTGCTCGGCGACGGCATGTGGCGGATGATGCGCGGGACGGGTCGGATGCGCATGGCGGGATCCCGCGGCGGCAAGAAGGGCGGCAATCCGCTGCTGCTCGTGGCCCTGGTCCTCTGGGTCGTGAGCTGGCTGCTCGCCCCGCTGATCCTGCGGCTGCTGGCGCTGTCCGTGTCACGGGAGCGCGAATACCTGGCGGACGCCATGAGCGCCCAGTTCACGCGCAACCCGCTGGCGCTGGCATCTGCGTTAGGCAGGATCGAATCGGCCGCAGGGCCGACGCGCGCGATCAAGCGCGGCAGTGCGCACCTGTGCATCGCCGATCCACTCGGTCGCGTCGCGGCGGCCTCGCGCTGGGGGGCGAGCCACCCCCCGATGGCGCAGCGCATCGCCAGGCTGGAGGCCATGGCGCACGCGAGCAGCGTCACACGCGAGGCGTGA
- a CDS encoding LemA family protein — MIVVLLVLVVLALWFAGAYNGLIALKNQVMNGWKQIDVQLKRRHDLIPNLISTVKGAMNFERETLEAVVAARNKAIQVESSGAGVRETAAAESQLSGALTRLLAVVEAYPDLKATGNIAQLQEELTSTENKIAFARQHYNDVATQYNTRQRQIPTVFIAGFAGASPVELWEIEDAAERAVPKVEL; from the coding sequence ATGATCGTCGTCCTGTTGGTGCTCGTCGTCCTCGCGCTGTGGTTTGCTGGCGCGTACAACGGGCTGATCGCGCTCAAGAATCAGGTGATGAACGGCTGGAAGCAGATCGACGTGCAGCTCAAGCGTCGCCATGACCTGATCCCGAACCTCATATCGACGGTCAAGGGCGCGATGAACTTCGAGCGCGAAACGCTGGAGGCGGTGGTGGCGGCGCGCAACAAGGCGATCCAGGTGGAGTCGTCTGGCGCCGGCGTCCGGGAGACGGCGGCCGCCGAATCGCAGCTGAGCGGCGCGCTCACGCGCCTGCTTGCCGTGGTGGAGGCGTATCCCGACCTCAAGGCCACGGGGAACATCGCCCAGTTGCAGGAAGAGCTGACGAGCACGGAGAACAAGATCGCGTTCGCGCGACAGCACTACAACGACGTGGCCACGCAGTACAACACGAGGCAGCGACAGATCCCCACGGTGTTCATCGCGGGCTTTGCGGGAGCGAGCCCGGTGGAGCTGTGGGAGATCGAGGATGCGGCTGAGCGCGCGGTCCCGAAGGTCGAACTCTAG
- the ftsH gene encoding ATP-dependent zinc metalloprotease FtsH, producing the protein MAPIPPKKQFSWGRLSKGLSFWILVLLIPVAIIQFSGARGEPAAAVEYWQYRAELAKGNIVKATVQGGKQVNGEFRQKISVNGRQIAKFVTKLPMKDSEDEVRALLAQNVKIDAQEERPSVAGFLLTILPYVIFIGLWIFLFRQIQAGGAKAFSFGKSKAKLLTGDTPKVTFADVAGCDEAKVELQEIIEFLKDPQKFTKLGGRLPKGALLVGPPGTGKTLLAKAVAGEAGRPFFSMSGSDFVEMFVGVGASRVRDLFEQGKANAPCIIFIDEIDAVGRHRGAGLGGGHDEREQTLNQLLVEMDGFESNDGVILIAATNRPDVLDPALLRPGRFDRQIVVDAPDLRGREGILRVHMRNKPIADDVDITAVARGTPGMAGAELANLVNEAALLAARRGHERIFMADFEEAKDKVMLGAERKSLVMKEEERRLTAYHEAGHAVCAVMVKGNDPLHKVTIVPRGRALGVAFTLPEDDRVSVTREQIEARLVMAYGGRVAEELIFGRDRVTTGAASDIQQATGIARRYVTQWGLSDAIGPILVGENEQEVFLGREIMSRREVSEDTAQLVDAEVKRVVDVAYSRATQTLTEHMGLLHAAAKALLERETLTRDDFDRLIRGDTLPPRAPASPTVPPAAPTSTVLPPLKPVAPPLLGGPEPSPA; encoded by the coding sequence ATGGCTCCCATTCCTCCGAAGAAGCAGTTCAGCTGGGGTCGACTCTCGAAGGGTCTGTCGTTCTGGATCCTCGTGCTCCTGATCCCGGTCGCCATCATCCAGTTTTCGGGCGCACGCGGCGAGCCGGCCGCGGCAGTCGAGTATTGGCAGTATCGGGCCGAGCTCGCAAAGGGCAACATCGTCAAGGCCACGGTGCAGGGTGGCAAGCAGGTCAACGGTGAGTTCCGCCAGAAGATCAGCGTGAACGGTCGCCAGATCGCGAAGTTCGTCACCAAGCTGCCGATGAAGGACTCGGAAGACGAGGTGCGGGCGCTCCTTGCACAGAACGTGAAGATCGACGCACAGGAGGAGCGGCCATCGGTGGCGGGGTTCCTGCTCACGATCCTGCCCTACGTCATTTTCATCGGCCTCTGGATCTTCCTGTTCCGGCAGATACAGGCGGGCGGCGCCAAGGCCTTTTCGTTCGGAAAGTCCAAGGCCAAGCTGCTGACCGGCGACACGCCCAAGGTGACCTTTGCCGACGTGGCCGGGTGCGACGAGGCCAAGGTTGAGCTGCAGGAGATCATCGAGTTCCTCAAGGATCCCCAGAAGTTCACCAAGCTCGGGGGGCGCCTGCCCAAGGGCGCGTTGCTGGTCGGGCCGCCGGGAACGGGCAAGACGCTGCTGGCCAAGGCCGTGGCGGGTGAGGCCGGCCGTCCGTTCTTCTCCATGTCCGGCTCCGACTTCGTCGAGATGTTCGTTGGCGTGGGTGCCTCGCGCGTGCGCGATCTGTTCGAGCAGGGCAAGGCGAACGCCCCCTGCATCATCTTCATCGACGAGATCGATGCCGTCGGACGGCACCGCGGGGCGGGGCTGGGCGGCGGGCACGACGAGCGGGAGCAGACGCTCAACCAGCTGCTCGTCGAGATGGACGGGTTCGAGTCCAACGACGGAGTGATCCTGATCGCCGCGACGAACCGGCCCGACGTGCTCGACCCCGCGCTGCTGCGCCCGGGCCGCTTCGACCGGCAGATCGTGGTCGACGCGCCGGACCTGCGCGGTCGCGAGGGGATCCTTCGCGTGCACATGCGCAACAAGCCGATTGCTGACGACGTCGACATCACGGCGGTTGCTCGCGGGACGCCGGGGATGGCCGGTGCGGAGTTGGCGAACCTGGTGAACGAGGCTGCGCTGCTCGCGGCGCGCCGCGGGCACGAGCGCATCTTCATGGCCGACTTCGAGGAGGCCAAGGACAAGGTGATGCTCGGCGCCGAGCGCAAGTCGCTCGTCATGAAGGAAGAGGAGCGCCGCCTCACGGCCTACCACGAAGCCGGACACGCCGTCTGCGCGGTGATGGTCAAGGGCAATGATCCGCTCCACAAGGTCACGATCGTGCCGCGCGGTCGCGCCCTCGGCGTGGCGTTCACGCTGCCCGAGGACGACCGCGTGTCCGTCACCCGCGAGCAGATCGAGGCGCGACTCGTGATGGCGTACGGGGGTCGCGTGGCCGAGGAACTGATCTTCGGCCGGGACCGCGTGACCACCGGCGCGGCCAGCGACATCCAGCAGGCTACCGGCATTGCGCGTCGATACGTGACGCAGTGGGGACTCTCGGACGCCATCGGCCCGATCCTTGTCGGGGAAAACGAGCAGGAGGTGTTCCTCGGCCGGGAGATCATGAGTCGGCGAGAGGTGTCGGAAGACACCGCGCAGCTCGTCGACGCCGAGGTGAAGCGCGTGGTGGACGTCGCGTATTCGCGCGCCACGCAGACGCTGACCGAGCACATGGGGCTGCTGCACGCGGCAGCGAAGGCGCTGCTCGAGCGTGAAACGCTGACGCGAGACGACTTCGACCGTCTGATCCGCGGTGACACGTTGCCGCCGCGCGCGCCGGCGTCACCCACGGTGCCGCCCGCCGCTCCGACGAGCACGGTCCTGCCGCCACTCAAGCCCGTGGCTCCCCCGCTGCTCGGCGGGCCCGAGCCCTCGCCCGCCTGA
- the tilS gene encoding tRNA lysidine(34) synthetase TilS, giving the protein MRTPPQATGPAGAIDRLLASHDRLLLAVSGGLDSMCLLALVAERLTGRRDVCVATFDHGSGPRATEAAQFVVERARAAGLAVHSGRAGSVASTEAAWREARWRFLRERAAAHDAVVVTAHSADDQLETVVMRILRGTGARGLAGLLANTPGVARPFLETRRSDLAELASDRELAWVEDPSNADRRFFRNRVRLDLLPALVAVRPQLPAELMALGRKAAAVRATVDGIATRWEVSRTGQTLTIDASLLSALDREARALAWQSILQRNGIVLDRRGLVRLSALDQRAPTGYRLQLSGGIEAMRVREGVVLQPLVRHASAAVTLRDGDSTFGPWRFTLGAPQFAPSGPVVPQAWETWVPAAARLEVREWTPGDRLHGGPGRLTRRVARFLSDVGIPGPARRGWPVVVADGEIIWIPGVRRDFAEPVRSGRPIRRLVCERPSS; this is encoded by the coding sequence GTGCGCACGCCACCCCAGGCCACCGGCCCCGCAGGCGCCATCGATCGGCTCCTTGCGAGTCATGACCGCCTCCTTCTCGCCGTCTCCGGAGGTCTGGATTCCATGTGCCTGCTGGCGTTGGTGGCGGAGCGTCTCACCGGGCGCAGAGACGTATGCGTTGCCACATTCGATCACGGTTCGGGTCCTCGTGCCACCGAAGCGGCGCAGTTCGTCGTCGAGCGCGCGCGCGCCGCGGGACTCGCCGTGCACTCGGGGCGCGCCGGGTCCGTTGCATCCACCGAGGCCGCGTGGCGCGAGGCGCGGTGGAGGTTCCTGCGCGAGCGGGCGGCGGCGCACGATGCCGTGGTTGTGACCGCGCATTCCGCTGATGATCAGCTCGAGACGGTGGTCATGCGCATCCTTCGAGGAACCGGCGCCCGCGGACTCGCGGGCCTCCTGGCCAACACGCCCGGCGTCGCGCGCCCCTTTCTCGAGACTCGGCGGAGCGACCTCGCCGAGTTGGCGAGCGACCGGGAGCTTGCGTGGGTGGAGGACCCCTCCAACGCCGATCGTCGTTTCTTTCGGAATCGCGTGCGACTCGACCTGCTCCCGGCACTCGTGGCCGTGAGGCCCCAGCTTCCCGCCGAGCTGATGGCGCTTGGCCGCAAGGCTGCCGCCGTGCGTGCGACCGTCGATGGGATCGCGACACGATGGGAGGTCTCACGCACTGGCCAGACCCTCACGATCGACGCCTCGCTGCTCTCGGCGCTCGATCGCGAGGCTCGCGCGCTGGCGTGGCAGTCGATCCTGCAGCGAAACGGCATCGTGCTCGATCGCCGCGGCCTCGTGCGACTTTCGGCGCTGGACCAGCGGGCGCCCACCGGGTATCGCCTCCAGTTGTCTGGTGGGATCGAGGCCATGCGTGTGCGTGAAGGTGTGGTGCTCCAGCCGCTCGTGCGGCACGCGAGCGCAGCCGTGACCCTTCGTGATGGCGACTCGACGTTCGGGCCGTGGCGGTTCACGCTGGGCGCTCCGCAGTTCGCGCCATCAGGCCCCGTCGTGCCGCAGGCGTGGGAGACCTGGGTCCCGGCTGCGGCGCGCCTCGAAGTTCGCGAGTGGACGCCGGGAGATCGGTTGCACGGAGGGCCGGGCCGCCTCACGCGCCGCGTCGCGCGTTTCCTTTCGGACGTCGGCATCCCCGGTCCCGCGCGGAGGGGGTGGCCCGTCGTCGTAGCAGACGGCGAGATTATCTGGATTCCAGGAGTGCGCCGCGATTTTGCGGAACCCGTCCGGTCCGGCAGACCGATCCGCCGATTGGTGTGTGAGCGCCCCAGTAGCTGA